In one window of Mercurialis annua linkage group LG4, ddMerAnnu1.2, whole genome shotgun sequence DNA:
- the LOC126676816 gene encoding CDPK-related kinase 1-like, which produces MGLCHGKPIETHKNESSNSHTEGEPQESQTSKASKFPFYSPSPLPSLFKNSPAISSVSSTPLRIFKRPFPPPSPAKHIRALLARRHGSVKPNEASIPEGSECDVGLDKNFGYSNQFVSHYELGEEVGRGHFGYTCSAKAKKGSMKGQEVAVKVIPKSKMTTAIAIEDVRREVQILRALTGHKNLVQFYEAYEDEDNVYVVMELCKGGELLDRILSRGGKYSEEDAKVVMVQILSVVAYCHLQGVVHRDLKPENFLFSTTEDNSPLKAIDFGLSDYVKPDERLNDIVGSAYYVAPEVLHRSYGTEADMWSLGVVAYIILCGSRPFWARTESGIFRSVLKADPSFDEAPWPSLSPEAIDFVKRLLNKDYRKRLTAAQALSHPWLANHDIKIPLDMIVHKLVKAYICSSSLRKSALGALAKTLTVAQLAYLREQFTLLGPGKNGFISMSNFKTAVIRNSTDATKDSRVLDFVSMVSSLQYKKLDFEEFCAAAISVHQLEGMDGWEQHARRAYELFEKDGNRPIMIEELASELGLSPSVPVHVVLQDWIRHSDGKLSFLGFVRLLHGVSSRTFQKS; this is translated from the exons ATGGGATTGTGCCATGGAAAGCCAATTGAGACCCACAAAAATGAATCATCAAACAGTCACACTGAAGGTGAGCCACAAGAATCACAGACAAGTAAAGCTTCTAAATTTCCATTTTATAGTCCAAGTCCATTACCAAGTCTGTTCAAGAACTCGCCGGCAATATCAAGTGTCAGCTCCACTCCACTGCGTATTTTCAAGAGGCCGTTCCCTCCTCCTTCTCCTGCAAAGCACATTCGTGCATTGCTTGCTAGGAGGCATGGCTCTGTTAAGCCTAATGAAGCCTCTATTCCTGAAGGTAGTGAGTGTGACGTTGGTTTGGACAAAAACTTTGGGTATTCTAATCAGTTTGTGAGTCATTATGAACTTGGTGAAGAAGTGGGTCGGGGTCATTTTGGGTACACTTGCTCTGCTAAGGCCAAGAAAGGTAGCATGAAAGGCCAGGAAGTTGCTGTTAAAGTTATTCCCAAGTCTAAG ATGACAACTGCAATTGCCATCGAGGATGTTAGACGAGAAGTGCAAATATTGAGAGCTCTAACTGGGCATAAGAATCTCGTGCAGTTTTATGAAGCCTACGAAGATGAAGACAATGTCTATGTTGTGATGGA GTTGTGCAAAGGTGGTGAGCTATTGGATAGGATTCTATCAAG AGGTGGTAAATACTCTGAGGAAGATGCAAAGGTGGTTATGGTTCAGATACTAAGTGTAGTTGCCTACTGTCATCTCCAAGGGGTGGTTCATCGAGATCTCAAGCCGGAG AACTTTCTATTCAGTACTACAGAGGATAATTCTCCATTGAAAGCCATTGATTTTGGACTGTCTGACTATGTAAAGCCAG ATGAAAGGTTGAATGACATTGTAGGAAGTGCGTATTATGTAGCTCCTGAAGTTCTACATCGATCATATGGAACCGAAGCAGACATGTGGAGTTTGGGTGTGGTTGCTTATATCATTCTATGTGGAAGCAGACCCTTTTGGGCCCGGACAGAATCTGGCATCTTTCGATCTGTTCTCAAAGCGGATCCAAGTTTTGATGAAGCTCCTTGGCCTTCTTTATCCCCTGAGGCAATAGATTTTGTGAAGAGGTTACTGAACAAGGACTATCGTAAAAGATTGACTGCTGCCCAGGCCCTGA GTCATCCATGGTTAGCCAATCATGATATAAAGATCCCATTAGATATGATAGTACACAAGCTTGTAAAAGCTTATATCTGCTCTTCTTCTCTAAGGAAATCTGCCTTGGGG GCTTTGGCAAAGACATTAACTGTAGCTCAGCTAGCTTATCTCCGTGAACAATTTACACTATTAGGGCCAGGAAAAAACGGATTCATCTCCATGTCGAATTTCAAGACG GCAGTTATAAGGAACTCCACGGATGCCACAAAGGATTCAAGGGTCCTTGATTTTGTAAGCATG GTTAGTTCTCTCCAAtataaaaaattggattttgaaGAATTTTGTGCAGCTGCAATTAGCGTGCATCAGCTAGAAGGAATGGACGGCTGGGAGCAACATGCAAGGCGTGCCTATGAGCTGTTTGAGAAAGACGGCAATAGACCTATTATGATCGAGGAACTGGCCTCG GAGCTTGGTCTTAGTCCATCAGTACCAGTTCATGTGGTTCTCCAAGACTGGATAAGACATTCAGATGGCAAGCTGAGTTTCTTAGGGTTTGTGAGGCTTCTTCATGGGGTTTCTTCTCGCACATTTCAGAAATCTTAG